From bacterium, the proteins below share one genomic window:
- a CDS encoding 4Fe-4S binding protein — protein sequence MSKRRIIQILGAVIPNTYVQAFTGKLLYQGVLKGFCVPSLNCYSCPLAVFACPIGTLQHFVVIRQFPFYLIGWLGLLGTLVGRMACGFICPFGLVQDLMYKIRSFKIRLPNWSRYLKYIWLVSVAILIPYFTGEYWFSKLCPQGTLQASVPLVLASQKIRSLVGGATSGSLFVIKVAILCIFLFLFVISKRPFCITTCPLGAIYSIFNKISLIGLRIDKKLCDDCGLCVNVCPTGIKPYDELNHIDCIRCAECKRVCPRNAIRWRY from the coding sequence ATGAGTAAGAGGAGGATAATACAAATACTTGGTGCTGTTATTCCTAACACTTATGTACAGGCATTTACTGGTAAGTTGCTATATCAAGGGGTGTTAAAAGGATTTTGTGTTCCGAGTTTAAATTGTTACTCTTGTCCCCTCGCAGTCTTTGCCTGTCCTATTGGGACCTTACAGCACTTTGTAGTTATTAGACAGTTCCCATTCTATCTTATTGGCTGGCTTGGTTTACTTGGCACTTTAGTTGGTAGGATGGCTTGTGGCTTTATATGTCCGTTTGGGTTAGTGCAAGATTTGATGTATAAAATAAGGTCGTTTAAGATTAGACTACCAAATTGGAGTCGATATCTCAAGTATATTTGGCTTGTTAGTGTAGCTATTCTTATTCCTTATTTTACTGGTGAATACTGGTTTTCAAAACTGTGTCCACAGGGGACGTTGCAAGCTAGTGTCCCATTAGTGTTGGCAAGTCAAAAGATAAGGAGTTTAGTTGGAGGTGCGACCTCAGGCAGTCTTTTTGTGATTAAAGTAGCAATTCTATGTATATTTTTGTTTCTATTTGTAATCTCAAAGCGACCATTTTGTATTACTACCTGTCCTTTGGGTGCTATATATTCTATTTTCAATAAAATAAGCTTAATTGGGCTACGCATAGATAAGAAGCTTTGCGATGATTGTGGTCTATGTGTTAATGTATGCCCTACAGGAATTAAGCCATACGATGAGCTCAATCATATTGATTGTATAAGATGTGCAGAATGTAAGCGAGTCTGTCCTCGTAATGCAATTAGATGGAGATACTGA
- a CDS encoding SoxR reducing system RseC family protein, which produces MEEVGRVIEISGGCTSGEKLAKVEIEPKGFCEKCTARMFCNPHGNKMVVEAVVGTRHGVSLLIKVNELVRIETSPKSTLLSAFLLFILPLVAFGIGFGVVKGIIGTETFGVIGGFVFLIAYLLCLKPLNTKIAKNTKFKPVITEILKVYEKS; this is translated from the coding sequence ATGGAAGAAGTAGGTAGAGTTATAGAGATATCAGGAGGTTGCACCTCTGGCGAAAAATTAGCTAAGGTAGAGATTGAGCCTAAGGGTTTTTGTGAGAAGTGTACGGCGCGGATGTTTTGTAATCCTCACGGAAATAAGATGGTAGTTGAGGCAGTTGTAGGGACACGCCATGGCGTGTCCCTACTTATAAAGGTTAATGAGTTAGTGAGAATAGAGACGAGTCCTAAAAGCACCTTGCTTTCTGCATTCTTACTTTTTATCCTTCCATTAGTTGCTTTTGGGATAGGGTTTGGAGTAGTAAAGGGAATAATAGGGACTGAAACTTTTGGTGTAATAGGTGGATTTGTGTTTTTAATAGCTTATTTACTGTGCTTGAAACCACTTAATACCAAGATAGCTAAGAATACAAAGTTTAAACCTGTTATTACAGAGATTTTGAAAGTATATGAAAAATCCTAA
- a CDS encoding CD1871A family CXXC motif-containing protein — MRIRHVLRRFSFFLLLLFFAVFIIGIFRQEISEVLNNAITICLACIGIQ; from the coding sequence ATGAGAATAAGACATGTCTTAAGGAGATTTTCTTTCTTTTTACTACTTTTATTCTTTGCAGTGTTTATCATTGGTATTTTCAGGCAGGAGATTAGTGAGGTTTTAAATAATGCAATTACAATTTGTCTTGCTTGTATTGGAATACAGTGA
- a CDS encoding T9SS type A sorting domain-containing protein, translating to MYKLMAKAMTVVAIIWLPLLSKIAVAGWEKTYGGPDSDRGYSVAQTLDGGYIITGYTYSFGAGFGNVYLIKVNSTGDTIWTKTYSGTDDDYGNSVAQTKDSGYIIAGATHSYGAGGFDVYLIKVDAQGVEETIKSEIRIPDDEVLEVYPNPFRKKTVIRAQGLGRGLINQTPTLQIYDLTGRLVKSFSLITPQDPSDNHLSLITAVSWDGTDLAGNEVESGVYFCKLIAGDNSITKKIIVIR from the coding sequence ATGTATAAACTAATGGCTAAGGCTATGACAGTGGTGGCTATAATTTGGTTGCCACTTTTATCCAAGATAGCAGTAGCGGGCTGGGAAAAGACATATGGTGGGCCTGATTCTGACCGTGGCTATTCAGTAGCACAAACATTGGATGGTGGCTATATTATAACTGGATATACTTACTCATTCGGTGCAGGATTTGGTAATGTTTATCTAATAAAGGTAAATTCAACTGGTGACACAATCTGGACAAAGACATACAGTGGAACCGATGATGACTATGGCAACTCAGTAGCACAGACGAAAGATAGTGGCTACATTATAGCTGGAGCGACTCATTCATATGGTGCAGGAGGGTTTGATGTTTATCTAATAAAGGTTGATGCTCAGGGAGTAGAAGAGACGATAAAATCCGAAATCCGAATACCGGATGACGAGGTATTAGAAGTCTATCCTAATCCATTCAGGAAGAAAACTGTTATTAGGGCTCAGGGATTAGGTAGGGGTTTGATTAATCAAACCCCTACACTACAAATTTATGACCTAACTGGCAGATTAGTTAAGTCTTTCTCACTTATCACTCCACAGGATCCTTCGGATAACCACTTATCACTAATCACTGCTGTTTCCTGGGATGGTACAGATTTAGCCGGGAATGAGGTTGAGTCCGGTGTATATTTCTGTAAGCTTATAGCTGGTGATAACAGTATAACAAAGAAAATAATTGTAATTAGGTAA
- a CDS encoding PLP-dependent aspartate aminotransferase family protein gives MEFETRAIHVGQEPEPATGSVVVPIYQTSTYAQEVAPLAESIGKHKGYEYSRIQNPTRKALEECIASLENCKYGLAFASGMAAINTVMNLLKASDHVISTWDIYGGTYRIFEYIFRQYGLEFSFVDTTDLDNVVKEIRPNTKLIWVETPTNPLLRLVDLEAVAKIGKKYGLITVVDNTFATPYFQTPVDFGIDIVVHSTTKYLGGHSDVIGGAITTNNEKHYKRLKFCQGTVGGVPGAFDSWLVLRGLKTLAVRMKAHFNNAMKVAEFLNSHPKVKKVYFPYLKSAKGATSHPQYKLAKKQMRGMSGMVSFEISGGLDEVKSFLKRIKVFTLAESLGGVESLVEHPSTMSHAVIPVEKRIQMGITDTLLRLSVGIENINDLINDLRTALK, from the coding sequence ATGGAGTTTGAGACAAGAGCTATTCATGTAGGACAGGAGCCAGAGCCGGCAACAGGCTCTGTTGTGGTCCCAATTTATCAGACTTCTACATATGCACAAGAGGTCGCACCTCTGGCAGAGAGTATAGGAAAACACAAAGGGTATGAATATAGTAGAATACAAAATCCAACAAGAAAGGCACTTGAGGAGTGTATTGCAAGTCTTGAGAACTGTAAATATGGGCTTGCATTTGCGTCTGGGATGGCGGCTATAAATACTGTGATGAATCTTTTAAAAGCTAGTGACCATGTGATTTCAACCTGGGATATCTATGGAGGCACATACAGAATTTTTGAATATATTTTCAGACAGTATGGACTTGAGTTCAGTTTTGTTGATACGACTGATTTAGATAATGTTGTGAAAGAAATAAGACCCAATACCAAGTTGATATGGGTTGAGACACCTACAAATCCGTTGCTGAGGCTTGTTGACCTCGAAGCTGTAGCAAAGATAGGTAAAAAATATGGCTTAATTACTGTAGTTGATAACACATTTGCAACCCCATACTTTCAGACACCTGTTGATTTTGGTATAGATATTGTAGTTCATAGTACAACAAAATATCTTGGTGGCCACAGTGATGTAATAGGGGGTGCAATAACAACAAATAATGAAAAGCATTACAAAAGATTGAAATTCTGTCAAGGTACTGTTGGTGGAGTGCCTGGAGCATTTGATTCATGGCTTGTTTTGAGGGGACTTAAAACGCTTGCAGTAAGGATGAAAGCTCATTTTAACAATGCAATGAAGGTAGCTGAGTTTCTCAACTCACATCCAAAGGTTAAAAAGGTTTATTTCCCGTATCTTAAATCTGCGAAGGGTGCAACCTCACATCCCCAATATAAGCTTGCTAAAAAGCAAATGAGGGGGATGAGTGGTATGGTATCATTTGAAATTAGCGGCGGACTTGATGAAGTAAAGAGTTTTCTTAAAAGGATTAAGGTTTTCACACTTGCTGAGAGTCTTGGTGGAGTTGAGTCACTTGTTGAGCATCCATCAACAATGAGCCATGCAGTAATACCAGTAGAAAAGCGTATACAAATGGGGATTACAGATACACTGTTGAGACTATCGGTAGGGATTGAAAATATAAATGATTTAATAAATGACCTTAGAACTGCACTAAAGTAA